In one Saccharibacillus brassicae genomic region, the following are encoded:
- a CDS encoding LacI family DNA-binding transcriptional regulator, which produces MSTKKVTIEDVARQANVGIATVSRAINNADGISAKTRLRVLETIEELGFVPNTSAQSLKVRLTNQIALAVPDIRNAIIPDIAWAVEQAAKAHGYRVVQINTAGNARAELEVVRDLKKLHVDGLIIMPLAYPKTLPELINKAGVPISVINYGKQLDDSLQADVVCLSMLEGRLVMDHLAQIGRTRIAYAGTQKDVIEDRYLAYERSLDRVDASLVYFGDDFSLQTGIRAADYFHGLVHMPDAVYAVNDMVAIGLVNRFKELGVRVPEDVAVVGIDNNQWTTISSPQISSVSIMGTEVARLAAELLLKRIREQSRDDYEKVQFEPRLIVRESSVSPKRSTLRGS; this is translated from the coding sequence GTGAGCACCAAAAAAGTTACGATCGAAGACGTCGCCCGGCAGGCGAACGTCGGCATTGCCACCGTCTCCCGCGCGATCAACAATGCGGACGGCATCAGCGCGAAGACGCGCCTGCGCGTGCTGGAGACGATCGAGGAACTCGGCTTCGTCCCGAACACGTCGGCACAAAGCCTCAAAGTCCGGCTGACCAACCAGATCGCGCTGGCTGTCCCCGATATTCGCAACGCGATCATTCCCGATATCGCCTGGGCCGTCGAGCAGGCGGCGAAGGCGCACGGTTACCGCGTCGTCCAGATCAACACCGCCGGCAATGCCCGGGCGGAGCTCGAAGTCGTACGCGACCTCAAAAAGCTGCATGTGGACGGGCTGATCATCATGCCGCTCGCTTATCCCAAAACGCTGCCGGAGCTGATCAACAAAGCGGGAGTGCCGATCTCCGTCATCAATTACGGCAAGCAGCTGGACGATTCGCTGCAGGCGGACGTCGTCTGCCTCTCGATGCTGGAAGGCCGGCTGGTGATGGATCATCTAGCGCAGATCGGCCGCACAAGAATCGCTTATGCAGGCACGCAAAAAGACGTCATTGAAGACCGTTATCTGGCTTACGAACGGTCGCTCGATCGCGTCGACGCTTCGCTCGTCTATTTCGGCGACGATTTCTCGCTGCAGACAGGCATCCGCGCCGCGGATTATTTCCACGGACTGGTCCATATGCCCGACGCCGTCTACGCGGTCAACGACATGGTCGCGATCGGGCTCGTGAACCGGTTCAAGGAACTCGGCGTGCGCGTACCCGAAGACGTGGCCGTCGTCGGCATCGACAACAACCAGTGGACGACGATCAGCAGCCCGCAGATCAGTTCCGTCTCGATCATGGGCACCGAAGTGGCGCGTCTGGCCGCGGAACTGCTGCTCAAGCGTATCCGGGAACAGAGCCGGGACGATTACGAAAAAGTGCAGTTCGAACCGCGCCTCATCGTGCGGGAATCGAGCGTCTCGCCCAAGCGTTCGACGCTGCGCGGCAGCTGA
- a CDS encoding acyltransferase family protein → MARRDAYFDNLKVLLIALVAVGHLIEPLSGSDRFRPLYLFIYSFHIPLFVLISGFFCKKITSGDYRIKVVGSLIVPYLIFESLYSLFDYFVMGSPTLRFSYFTPYWLMWFIFSMIIWKMLLPYAVKIRWALPISLAIAILAGYAADAQYYASISRTIVFFPFFLAGYYLDKTHIDRLRTPLLKGISAAVLGASAFVMVNYGQDFRAEWFYGSLPYRALDHPEWSAGLYRVGAYAAAVLIGGAVMILMTGRNVPVLSALGRNTLYAYLLHGFLVKGLIASGFYETYGEASWMLLLIPLGVLLAAALSSDFVRARLGWLLEPKLDRLYKKQSSDGGAEARR, encoded by the coding sequence ATGGCTCGACGCGACGCTTATTTCGACAACCTGAAAGTTCTGCTGATCGCGCTGGTCGCGGTCGGCCATCTGATTGAACCGCTCAGCGGCAGCGACCGTTTCCGTCCGCTGTACCTGTTCATCTATTCGTTCCATATTCCGCTGTTCGTGCTGATCTCGGGCTTTTTCTGCAAAAAGATCACGAGCGGCGATTACCGGATCAAAGTGGTCGGTTCGCTCATTGTGCCGTACCTGATTTTCGAAAGTTTGTATTCGCTGTTCGACTATTTCGTTATGGGCTCGCCGACGCTGCGGTTCTCGTATTTTACACCGTATTGGCTCATGTGGTTCATCTTCAGCATGATCATCTGGAAAATGCTGCTGCCTTACGCGGTCAAAATCCGCTGGGCGCTGCCGATTTCGCTTGCGATCGCGATTCTGGCCGGCTACGCGGCGGATGCGCAGTATTATGCGAGCATTTCGCGCACGATCGTCTTTTTCCCGTTTTTTCTGGCCGGCTATTATCTGGATAAAACGCATATCGACCGTCTGCGCACGCCTCTCCTCAAAGGGATCTCGGCGGCCGTGCTCGGTGCGTCGGCTTTCGTTATGGTAAACTATGGACAGGACTTCCGCGCCGAATGGTTCTACGGCAGCCTGCCGTACCGGGCGCTGGATCATCCCGAATGGAGCGCGGGCCTTTACCGGGTCGGCGCTTACGCGGCGGCGGTGCTGATCGGCGGAGCGGTGATGATTCTCATGACGGGCCGGAACGTTCCGGTGCTGTCCGCACTCGGCCGCAACACGCTGTACGCGTACCTGCTGCACGGTTTTCTCGTCAAAGGACTGATCGCTTCCGGCTTCTACGAGACGTACGGCGAAGCGTCGTGGATGCTGCTGCTCATTCCGCTCGGCGTTCTGCTGGCGGCGGCGCTGTCTTCCGACTTCGTGCGCGCGCGCCTCGGTTGGCTGCTTGAACCGAAGCTCGATCGCCTGTACAAAAAGCAAAGCTCCGACGGCGGCGCGGAAGCGCGGCGTTAA
- a CDS encoding LLM class flavin-dependent oxidoreductase has translation MSQSQEPVRGAEDRKVRQIGDIPISVLDLSQILEGQTAADAFRDSLNLAQHAEKWGYHRYWVAEHHNMPGVASSATSVVIGYLAAGTSTIRLGAGGIMLPNHAPLVIAEQFGTLESMYPGRIDLGLGRAPGSDRRTSLALRRDLNSGEDFPDLLEELRSFFDASKTSYHAPIRAVPGEGLDIPIWLLGSSDFSARLAAYQGLPFAFAGHFSPDYLDRAIEAYRSTFRPSKTLDKPYVMLGVSVIAADTQERAEFLSTTMQQQVIALTRGRPGKIQPPADLSAQLDPLELSAVRKRMESSIVGDRETVERRLHQLMERTQADELIVTSGIYDHAERLHSYEILADIAIPAGQAAL, from the coding sequence ATGAGTCAATCGCAAGAACCTGTTCGCGGAGCAGAAGACCGCAAAGTCCGGCAGATCGGGGATATCCCGATCTCCGTGCTCGATCTGTCCCAGATTCTCGAAGGGCAGACGGCGGCCGACGCGTTCCGCGACAGCCTGAATCTGGCGCAGCACGCCGAGAAATGGGGCTATCACCGCTACTGGGTCGCGGAACATCATAATATGCCGGGCGTCGCAAGCTCCGCCACGTCGGTCGTAATCGGCTATCTGGCCGCCGGCACGTCGACGATCCGGCTCGGCGCGGGCGGCATCATGCTGCCGAACCATGCGCCGCTCGTCATCGCCGAACAGTTCGGCACGCTGGAATCGATGTATCCGGGCCGGATCGACCTCGGTCTCGGCCGCGCGCCGGGCAGCGACCGCCGCACTTCGCTCGCGCTGCGGCGCGACCTCAACAGCGGGGAAGATTTCCCGGACCTGCTGGAAGAACTGCGCAGCTTTTTCGACGCTTCGAAGACGTCGTACCATGCGCCGATCCGCGCCGTGCCGGGCGAAGGGCTGGACATTCCGATCTGGCTGCTCGGCTCCAGCGATTTCAGCGCGCGCCTGGCCGCTTATCAGGGCCTTCCGTTCGCGTTCGCCGGGCATTTCTCGCCGGACTACCTCGACCGGGCGATCGAAGCGTACCGCAGCACGTTCCGTCCTTCCAAGACGCTGGATAAGCCGTACGTCATGCTGGGCGTATCGGTCATCGCCGCGGATACGCAGGAGAGAGCCGAATTCCTGTCGACGACGATGCAGCAGCAGGTCATCGCGCTGACCCGCGGCCGCCCGGGCAAAATCCAGCCGCCGGCCGACCTGTCCGCGCAGCTCGATCCGCTTGAGCTGTCCGCCGTGCGCAAGCGGATGGAATCTTCGATCGTCGGCGACCGCGAGACGGTCGAACGCCGCCTGCACCAGCTCATGGAGCGCACGCAGGCTGATGAGCTGATCGTGACGAGCGGCATCTACGATCACGCCGAACGGCTGCATTCGTACGAGATTTTGGCCGATATCGCCATTCCGGCAGGCCAGGCCGCGCTCTAA
- a CDS encoding UDP-N-acetylmuramate dehydrogenase, which translates to MTSQNQTFERLCRTGTSLSVHSTYEIGGEARHLALPHTIEEVSTMLEGATSKGLDPFLFGMGSNTLFPDRPSDDMLFFSLKEHIEFKLLPGRLFVSAGTPMTLLALFGLYTGIPSFDFMFLLPGTLGAGVYMNAKYFSHQISDVLETAYVIDKEHPERGLISVPLSGCEYGYKKSVFMRKPWIVVGADLKLPVDPQLTPEQTDELFAKIKSKNLSTSVLPNYFRHYTNELNAAARAGYELRQELLDVITDRGGKKHFDYPSCGSVFKNNYTIGEPMGKLVDRIGLRGTVRGGAMISDHHGNIIQNRGGATAEDVTDLVKLVQEKVEAEFGFVPEPELVIV; encoded by the coding sequence ATGACTTCGCAAAACCAAACGTTTGAACGCCTGTGCCGTACAGGCACGAGCCTGTCCGTCCATTCGACCTACGAAATCGGCGGGGAAGCCCGCCATCTGGCGCTGCCGCACACGATCGAGGAAGTGTCGACGATGCTCGAAGGCGCCACGTCCAAAGGGCTCGATCCGTTTCTGTTCGGCATGGGCTCCAACACGCTGTTTCCGGACCGTCCGTCCGACGACATGCTGTTCTTTTCGCTCAAGGAACATATCGAATTCAAGCTGCTGCCGGGCCGGCTGTTCGTCTCCGCGGGCACCCCGATGACGCTGCTGGCGCTGTTCGGGCTGTACACGGGCATTCCTTCGTTCGACTTCATGTTCCTGCTGCCGGGCACGCTCGGAGCGGGCGTCTACATGAACGCGAAATATTTCAGCCACCAGATCAGCGACGTGCTGGAGACGGCGTACGTGATCGACAAGGAACACCCGGAACGGGGCCTCATCTCCGTGCCGCTCTCCGGCTGCGAATACGGCTACAAAAAATCGGTGTTTATGCGCAAGCCGTGGATCGTCGTCGGCGCGGATCTCAAGCTGCCGGTCGATCCCCAACTGACGCCGGAGCAGACGGACGAGCTGTTCGCCAAGATCAAGTCCAAAAATTTGTCAACGTCGGTGCTGCCGAACTATTTCCGCCATTACACGAACGAGCTGAACGCGGCGGCGCGGGCCGGATACGAACTGCGTCAGGAACTGCTGGACGTCATCACCGACCGCGGCGGCAAAAAGCATTTCGATTACCCGTCGTGCGGCTCCGTGTTCAAAAACAACTATACGATCGGCGAGCCGATGGGCAAGCTGGTCGACCGGATCGGTCTGCGCGGAACGGTGCGGGGCGGCGCGATGATCTCCGACCATCACGGCAACATTATCCAGAACCGCGGCGGGGCGACAGCGGAAGACGTAACGGATCTGGTGAAGCTGGTGCAGGAAAAAGTGGAAGCCGAGTTCGGATTCGTGCCGGAACCGGAATTGGTTATTGTCTAA
- a CDS encoding YolD-like family protein encodes MAKGKVAKRPTRDEFVLEEIGNQLTEAYQEKSVVELTVWGVTEAVRGLIVKMDPRTGRVHVEQGEETRKVPFMDIMAVNYPRD; translated from the coding sequence TTGGCAAAAGGAAAAGTAGCAAAGCGGCCGACCCGCGACGAGTTTGTTCTGGAAGAAATAGGGAATCAACTGACTGAGGCCTACCAGGAGAAATCCGTTGTGGAATTGACGGTCTGGGGAGTAACGGAAGCGGTTCGGGGTTTGATCGTCAAGATGGACCCGAGAACCGGAAGAGTACACGTCGAGCAAGGCGAAGAGACCCGCAAAGTCCCTTTCATGGACATCATGGCCGTGAACTATCCGCGCGATTGA
- a CDS encoding chitinase N-terminal domain-containing protein, translated as MGKFSFLKSKGIKAALALSVVASIQTGVLTPVPASAETANDPAPFIAAKVVNQNAGKKVLFDNTHGQTAGAADWVIDGGFSDFGNGIAGQGYDVKELRKTTPITYADLADYDVFVVSEPNIPFKTSEQAAMLQYVQQGGSIFFVGDHYNADRNKNRWDGSESINGYRRGAWEDPTKGMSAEEKNSAAMQGVESSDWLGENFGVRFRYNALGDLTANNIVAANQAFGITEGVNGVAMHAGSTLAIMDPAKAKGIVYLPKTNAAWGNAVDQGVYNGGGIEEGPYVAVSKVGLGKAAFIGDSSPVEDVTPKYLREETGSKKTTYDGFKEVDDAKLLLNTVNWLANQESYTSLSQVDGLTLDQPTPLLPFEAPAASTEPQAEPWSAPAAGYKWWDPTTFKPGSYGSSVTVTQPEYSLIHQDQLPNAQEFQIRVQIGNLAPNATVSGYSAGIYTTGGTQVAMIQNPDGTWPASYGYSQSFSVTADAKGNAYRDLGIRIKPGTSGAASLRLRQNGTNLITKSVTLANVPAQPLPAIEEEEPGSQIPELGTIASARTQPEGTVVTLEGVATTEPGAFGGQAFYLQDATGGIYVYQSESGFRQGDKIRVTAPLALYNTELELVTPVAIEKIGTADVPAPVVAAAATDANQGQLIQLKNVTVSNLAAATPAGTFEFDAVSDNGTTRVRVDGRTGLTQDQFAFAEGDKLDVTGVSAIFRGVFQLKPRGASDIVKAAVVVEPPVEEPPVEEPPVEQPTDGPATAAPAKPVLADDNGQDNGLRDGSYNVTMNLWWGNNATSYKLYEEGQVISEGKLKDASPNAQQLSVPVTGKTNGTYNYVIELTNRFGTSKSEQLKVKVTDASPGEAVLSSDNWDGDGSYTVTMNLWWGTNASEYELYENGKLIDKQSLTAATPGAQRAVTDVTGKEPGIYAYKAVLKNAAGEKDTSVLRVKVDTLKQQQKKAS; from the coding sequence GTGGGAAAGTTTTCGTTTTTGAAGTCTAAAGGAATCAAGGCAGCACTTGCACTGTCCGTAGTGGCATCTATTCAGACCGGTGTGCTGACTCCCGTTCCGGCGTCGGCCGAGACGGCGAACGATCCGGCACCTTTCATCGCGGCAAAAGTCGTCAACCAGAACGCGGGCAAAAAAGTTCTGTTCGACAACACGCACGGCCAAACGGCTGGCGCGGCGGATTGGGTCATCGACGGCGGCTTCTCCGATTTCGGCAACGGAATCGCGGGCCAGGGGTACGATGTCAAGGAACTGCGCAAGACGACGCCGATTACATACGCCGATCTGGCGGATTATGACGTGTTCGTAGTATCGGAACCGAATATTCCGTTCAAAACAAGCGAACAAGCAGCGATGCTGCAATACGTGCAGCAGGGCGGCAGCATTTTCTTCGTCGGCGATCATTACAACGCCGACCGCAACAAAAACCGCTGGGACGGTTCGGAGTCGATCAACGGCTACCGCCGCGGCGCCTGGGAAGATCCGACCAAAGGCATGAGCGCGGAAGAGAAAAATTCCGCGGCGATGCAAGGGGTCGAAAGCTCCGATTGGCTCGGCGAAAACTTCGGCGTGCGGTTCCGTTATAACGCGCTGGGCGACCTTACGGCGAACAACATCGTAGCCGCCAACCAGGCATTCGGCATTACCGAAGGCGTGAACGGCGTCGCCATGCACGCAGGTTCGACGCTTGCAATCATGGACCCGGCCAAAGCCAAAGGCATCGTCTACCTGCCGAAAACGAACGCGGCATGGGGCAACGCCGTGGATCAGGGCGTCTATAATGGCGGTGGCATCGAAGAAGGCCCTTACGTGGCCGTATCCAAAGTGGGACTCGGCAAAGCGGCATTCATCGGCGATTCTTCGCCGGTCGAAGACGTGACGCCGAAATACCTGCGCGAAGAAACGGGCAGCAAAAAAACGACGTACGACGGCTTCAAAGAAGTCGACGACGCCAAACTGCTGCTGAACACGGTCAACTGGTTGGCGAATCAGGAGAGCTACACGAGCCTGAGCCAGGTCGACGGCTTGACGCTCGACCAGCCGACGCCGCTGCTGCCGTTCGAAGCGCCGGCCGCTTCGACCGAGCCGCAGGCGGAACCTTGGTCCGCTCCGGCAGCCGGCTACAAATGGTGGGACCCTACGACGTTCAAGCCGGGTTCGTACGGCTCGTCCGTCACGGTTACCCAGCCGGAATACAGCCTGATCCACCAGGATCAGCTGCCGAACGCGCAGGAATTCCAGATTCGCGTGCAAATCGGCAACCTGGCGCCTAACGCAACCGTGTCCGGCTACAGCGCCGGCATCTACACGACCGGCGGAACGCAGGTCGCGATGATCCAGAATCCGGACGGCACATGGCCGGCTTCGTACGGCTACAGCCAGTCGTTCAGCGTAACGGCCGATGCCAAGGGCAACGCTTACCGCGATCTCGGCATCCGCATCAAGCCGGGCACATCCGGTGCGGCCAGCCTGCGTCTGCGCCAGAACGGTACGAACCTGATCACGAAGAGCGTGACGCTTGCGAACGTGCCGGCGCAGCCTCTTCCGGCGATCGAAGAAGAAGAGCCGGGCAGCCAGATTCCCGAGCTGGGCACGATCGCTTCGGCCCGCACGCAGCCTGAAGGCACGGTCGTGACGCTTGAAGGCGTCGCGACGACGGAGCCGGGCGCTTTCGGCGGCCAGGCGTTCTACCTGCAGGACGCAACAGGCGGCATCTACGTCTACCAGAGCGAGAGCGGCTTTCGCCAGGGCGACAAGATCCGCGTAACGGCGCCGCTTGCGCTGTACAACACGGAGCTTGAACTGGTGACTCCGGTCGCGATCGAGAAGATCGGAACGGCCGACGTACCGGCTCCTGTCGTGGCTGCCGCCGCGACGGATGCCAATCAGGGCCAATTGATCCAACTGAAAAACGTGACGGTATCGAATCTCGCGGCGGCCACTCCGGCCGGCACGTTTGAATTCGACGCCGTGTCGGACAACGGCACGACGCGCGTTCGCGTCGACGGCCGTACCGGCCTGACGCAGGATCAATTCGCTTTCGCCGAAGGCGACAAGCTGGACGTGACGGGCGTGTCCGCGATCTTCCGCGGCGTGTTCCAACTCAAGCCGCGCGGCGCTTCGGACATCGTCAAAGCAGCCGTTGTGGTTGAACCTCCGGTCGAAGAACCGCCGGTGGAAGAGCCTCCGGTCGAACAGCCGACCGACGGTCCGGCAACGGCCGCTCCGGCCAAGCCGGTTCTGGCGGACGATAACGGCCAGGACAACGGATTGAGAGACGGAAGCTACAACGTGACCATGAACCTGTGGTGGGGCAACAACGCCACTTCGTACAAGCTGTACGAAGAAGGCCAAGTGATCTCGGAAGGCAAACTCAAGGACGCTTCCCCGAACGCCCAGCAGTTGAGCGTTCCGGTCACGGGCAAAACGAACGGCACGTACAACTACGTGATCGAACTGACCAACCGCTTCGGCACGAGCAAAAGCGAACAGCTGAAAGTCAAAGTCACAGACGCTTCGCCGGGCGAAGCGGTTCTGTCGAGCGACAACTGGGACGGCGACGGCAGCTACACGGTCACGATGAACCTGTGGTGGGGAACGAACGCTTCGGAGTACGAACTGTACGAGAACGGCAAGCTGATCGACAAGCAGAGCCTGACTGCGGCAACGCCGGGCGCACAGCGTGCCGTGACGGACGTGACAGGCAAAGAACCGGGCATCTACGCGTACAAAGCCGTGCTGAAAAACGCGGCCGGCGAAAAAGATACGTCCGTCCTGCGCGTCAAAGTGGATACCCTCAAGCAGCAGCAGAAAAAAGCTTCGTAA
- a CDS encoding GTP pyrophosphokinase — MENNAVDLKKELIPMEQLKSFRDEVTRFMMTYKFALDEMETKIDILKQEFQTLHDYSPIEHTKSRLKSPESIVNKLIRKNYDISLESIKTHIRDIAGLRITCSFISDIYKVREMLQQQNDLKVLDIKDYIANPKSNGYRSLHLLVEVPVFLSDRTEHVCVELQIRTIAMDFWASLEHKIFYKYNQDVPGELLGELKAAADSASSLDLQMERLQHEVQAIKDAHDAEEHELLKTIHINGQQFRIPGTLLDILAQS, encoded by the coding sequence ATGGAAAATAACGCTGTGGACCTGAAAAAAGAGTTAATCCCGATGGAGCAGCTCAAGTCGTTTCGCGACGAAGTGACCCGCTTCATGATGACGTACAAGTTTGCTCTCGACGAGATGGAGACCAAAATCGACATCCTGAAGCAGGAATTTCAGACGCTGCACGACTACAGTCCGATTGAACATACGAAGTCGCGCCTCAAATCGCCGGAGAGCATCGTCAACAAGCTGATCCGCAAAAATTACGACATTTCGCTGGAGTCGATCAAGACGCATATCCGCGATATTGCCGGCCTGCGCATTACGTGTTCGTTTATCTCCGACATTTATAAAGTGAGAGAGATGCTTCAGCAGCAGAACGACCTCAAAGTGCTGGACATCAAAGATTATATCGCCAACCCCAAATCGAACGGCTACCGCAGTCTGCATCTGTTGGTCGAAGTGCCGGTGTTTTTGTCCGACCGGACAGAGCATGTGTGCGTGGAACTTCAGATCCGCACGATCGCGATGGATTTCTGGGCCAGCCTGGAACATAAAATTTTTTATAAATACAATCAGGACGTGCCGGGAGAACTGCTGGGCGAATTGAAAGCCGCCGCCGACTCCGCAAGTTCGCTCGATCTGCAAATGGAGCGCCTGCAGCACGAAGTCCAGGCGATCAAGGATGCGCACGACGCCGAGGAACACGAGCTGTTGAAGACGATCCATATCAACGGGCAGCAGTTCCGCATTCCTGGAACGCTGCTGGACATTTTGGCGCAAAGCTGA
- a CDS encoding 2,3-butanediol dehydrogenase encodes MKALRWHGPKDLRLEKIEEPAAKPGKVKIKVEWCGICGSDLHEYTAGPIFIPAGKPHPITGESAPVVMGHEFSGRVVETGEGVTRVQVGDRVVVEPIYACGKCEACRKGKYNLCENMGFLGLAGGGGGFSEYVAAEEYMVHKIPDSLSYEQGALVEPSAVALHAVRQSKLKVGDKAAVFGAGPIGLLVIEALKASGAAEIYAIELSPERKAKAAELGAIVLDPKEIDVVAELHARTNGGVDVAYEVTGVPPVLTQALESTNIGGELMIVSIFETEAPILPNRIVMKERTVKGIIGYRDVFPAVISLMEQGYFPADRLVTKRIGLDDVLGEGFETLLKEKNQVKILVKAE; translated from the coding sequence ATGAAAGCATTGAGATGGCATGGACCGAAGGATTTGCGTCTGGAGAAGATCGAGGAACCGGCGGCGAAGCCCGGCAAAGTGAAGATCAAAGTGGAATGGTGCGGCATCTGCGGCAGCGACCTGCACGAATATACGGCGGGGCCGATCTTTATTCCGGCCGGCAAACCGCATCCGATCACGGGCGAATCCGCTCCGGTCGTCATGGGCCACGAATTTTCGGGCCGCGTCGTGGAGACCGGCGAAGGCGTGACACGCGTCCAGGTCGGCGACCGCGTCGTCGTGGAGCCGATCTACGCTTGCGGCAAGTGCGAAGCGTGCCGCAAAGGCAAATACAATCTGTGCGAAAACATGGGCTTCCTGGGCCTGGCCGGGGGCGGAGGCGGATTTTCCGAATACGTCGCAGCCGAAGAATACATGGTGCACAAAATTCCGGACAGTCTGTCCTATGAACAGGGCGCGCTGGTCGAACCGTCCGCGGTCGCGCTGCATGCCGTTCGCCAGAGTAAGCTCAAAGTCGGCGACAAAGCGGCCGTCTTCGGCGCCGGCCCGATCGGCCTGCTCGTGATCGAAGCGCTCAAAGCGTCGGGCGCCGCCGAGATCTACGCGATCGAGCTGTCGCCGGAGCGCAAAGCCAAAGCGGCCGAACTCGGCGCGATCGTGCTCGATCCCAAGGAAATCGACGTCGTGGCCGAGCTGCACGCCCGCACGAACGGCGGCGTGGACGTCGCCTACGAAGTGACCGGCGTTCCGCCGGTGCTGACGCAGGCGCTCGAATCGACGAACATCGGCGGCGAGTTGATGATCGTCAGCATTTTCGAGACCGAAGCGCCGATCCTGCCGAACCGCATCGTTATGAAGGAACGCACCGTGAAGGGCATCATCGGCTACCGCGACGTGTTCCCGGCGGTCATCAGCCTGATGGAGCAGGGTTACTTCCCGGCCGACCGGCTCGTGACGAAGCGGATCGGGTTGGACGACGTGCTGGGCGAAGGGTTCGAGACGCTGCTCAAAGAGAAAAACCAGGTCAAGATTCTCGTCAAGGCGGAGTAA
- a CDS encoding rhodanese-related sulfurtransferase yields MENPTYRILLFYKFVQIDQPEEFAAAHLQYCKDLGVKGRILIAGEGINGTLSGTHEQTEQYMQDLLADARFEGTVFKIDESENHAFKKLFVRYKEELVTFRYDKELDPNVTSGKRLSPKQFHEQLQRDDVIVLDGRTDYEYDLGHFRNAIRPNIDSFREFPEWIRENMAEHKDKTILTYCTGGIRCEKLTGFMLEEGFADVAQLEGGIVSYGKDEEVRGDLFDGKCYVFDERISVPINQVDPSIVGRCYHCDEPTDVYVNCPVCNLQHLVCESCADEHSHYCSDECKESVAAV; encoded by the coding sequence ATGGAAAACCCAACTTACCGCATTTTGCTTTTCTATAAATTCGTTCAAATCGACCAACCGGAAGAGTTTGCGGCCGCGCATCTGCAATACTGCAAAGACCTCGGCGTCAAAGGACGGATCCTTATCGCCGGCGAAGGCATCAACGGCACGCTGTCCGGCACGCACGAGCAGACCGAGCAGTATATGCAGGACCTGCTGGCCGATGCCCGCTTCGAAGGTACCGTGTTCAAAATCGACGAATCGGAAAATCATGCGTTCAAAAAATTGTTCGTCCGCTACAAAGAAGAATTGGTCACGTTCCGCTACGACAAAGAGCTTGACCCGAACGTAACGTCCGGCAAGCGCCTGTCCCCCAAACAATTTCACGAACAGCTTCAGCGCGACGACGTGATCGTGCTCGACGGCCGGACCGACTACGAATACGATCTGGGCCATTTCCGCAACGCGATACGCCCGAATATCGATTCGTTCCGCGAGTTCCCGGAATGGATTCGCGAAAACATGGCCGAGCACAAAGACAAAACGATTCTGACCTACTGCACGGGCGGCATCCGCTGCGAAAAGTTGACCGGCTTCATGCTCGAAGAAGGCTTTGCGGACGTCGCGCAGCTCGAAGGCGGCATCGTCTCCTACGGCAAGGACGAAGAAGTCCGGGGCGATCTGTTCGACGGCAAATGTTACGTGTTCGACGAACGCATCTCGGTCCCGATCAACCAGGTGGACCCGAGCATCGTCGGCAGATGTTACCACTGCGACGAGCCGACCGACGTGTACGTCAACTGCCCGGTCTGCAACCTCCAGCATCTGGTGTGCGAATCGTGCGCCGACGAACACAGCCATTACTGCTCGGACGAGTGCAAAGAGTCCGTAGCGGCGGTGTAA